The following are encoded together in the Spiroplasma apis B31 genome:
- the scpB gene encoding SMC-Scp complex subunit ScpB, producing MEFNKKLAITEGLLFVNGDDGVSIDDLKFILNTEEDTIIEKILDSLKDKYRGDESSGLDIQKFARNKFRMITKKENAEHYAKLSNIKTEAKLSTASIETLSIIAYKGPISKAKVEDIRGVNCETIFYKLKLRNLIEEAGKSSDLGKPMLYKVTDDFLKYFNLNSLDDLPKLKETIEEEKDIFKRD from the coding sequence ATGGAGTTTAATAAAAAATTAGCAATTACAGAGGGGCTTCTTTTTGTTAATGGAGATGATGGTGTCTCAATAGATGATTTGAAGTTTATTTTAAACACAGAAGAAGACACTATAATCGAAAAAATACTTGACTCTTTAAAAGATAAATATAGAGGTGACGAATCCAGTGGTTTAGATATTCAAAAGTTTGCAAGAAATAAATTCAGGATGATAACCAAAAAAGAAAATGCCGAGCATTATGCTAAGTTATCTAATATTAAAACAGAAGCGAAGTTATCAACTGCAAGCATCGAAACTTTGTCTATTATTGCCTACAAAGGCCCAATATCAAAAGCTAAAGTCGAGGACATTAGAGGCGTTAATTGCGAGACAATATTTTATAAATTAAAGTTAAGAAACTTAATTGAAGAAGCGGGTAAATCATCAGACTTAGGGAAACCAATGTTGTATAAAGTTACCGATGATTTCTTAAAGTACTTTAATTTAAATAGCCTTGATGATTTACCAAAGTTAAAAGAAACAATAGAAGAAGAAAAAGATATTTTCAAAAGAGATTAG
- a CDS encoding segregation/condensation protein A, whose amino-acid sequence MERWQSLNLNNFNGPLDLLLHMIKEKQLNIMDINLLELSNQYIKYIQKCEELDIEVASEYLVMAAYLIELKSKLLIPKEVVEVDSDYEENQRQELLSRLMEYHKIKEVTSFFKEQQEDSLKVYSKPKSVFKITKIDDDNLPLAPNNIDIDKFAKIFLKAIEKKQSTVMETNTLTNVDVSPEEIAVEIRNFLEKNRIKKIKLSDLIEEKHFTLRMLVATFLAVLDLASKKIIYIYQEVDDVIIDYLVSERE is encoded by the coding sequence ATGGAACGATGACAATCTTTAAATTTAAATAATTTCAACGGACCCTTAGATCTATTGCTTCATATGATCAAGGAAAAACAATTGAATATTATGGATATCAATTTATTGGAATTATCAAATCAATATATAAAATATATTCAAAAGTGTGAAGAGCTAGATATTGAAGTTGCAAGCGAATACCTTGTGATGGCTGCATATCTTATTGAACTGAAGTCTAAATTATTAATCCCAAAGGAAGTTGTTGAGGTTGATTCAGATTATGAAGAAAATCAAAGACAAGAATTATTATCACGCTTAATGGAATATCATAAGATCAAGGAAGTAACAAGCTTTTTCAAAGAACAACAAGAGGATTCTTTAAAGGTATATAGTAAACCAAAATCTGTTTTCAAGATAACTAAAATTGATGATGATAATTTACCATTAGCGCCGAATAATATTGATATCGATAAGTTTGCAAAAATATTTTTAAAAGCTATTGAAAAAAAACAATCAACTGTAATGGAAACTAACACATTGACAAACGTAGATGTATCACCAGAAGAAATTGCTGTTGAAATAAGAAATTTTTTAGAAAAAAATAGAATAAAAAAAATAAAACTGAGTGATTTGATAGAAGAAAAACATTTCACTTTAAGAATGCTAGTTGCTACATTTCTAGCTGTTTTAGATTTAGCGTCTAAAAAAATTATTTATATTTATCAAGAAGTTGATGATGTAATAATTGATTATTTAGTTAGTGAAAGGGAATAA